ACATACAAAATGTAGCATTTGGAATCGGATCTTCTGCAAATGGTGCTAAGAACTCCAACTCCCTCCGCCAAAAAACAGtgtatgaaaaaatgaaaaaatataaacatataatataaatatccaTATTCGTCAAACCCATGCCTCTATAATCActaaatattcaaaattcCATTTGTAAATTCatttctttcattttttgcgcattaaaaataatctcACTTTCaccaataatattataaatggaAGATATCAAGAATACAAAGACAAGGAATGTAAAGACATGTATGAAACTTTTGCAGCAATAGATCATGCAAAAGAGGCGTTACCACTTTTACTAAAACTTGCTGAGAATACAAACAGTTATTCGGTTAATTCTacagaaaatgaaaacaaaacTATATATTCTAAGAAAATTGGAAATATCGATATTGGAAGGCTTCATCTTACTATTCCTCTGCCTCTAAGGTATCTAGTGCCAAACAATAtttaacatataaaaataacataaaattaaataatcattatatatatccatatgttttttttcattagtATTATGATATAGTAAAGAATCTCTGGGATTACAATGATAAACACAAATCGAGTctcaaatttattaatggtacataaaaaataatcaataaatttaatatgtccttatcaatatttacacattttcattaatattttcttatattcataatatttcacTTATATCTTcaaaataatcattttttaggAAATGGTGCTCGTTTATACTCCAAATATTTAATCTTGTTTGAAAAACTTAACATAGATGGAAACCATGTAAACTCTCAAAAAAGATATGCTTTAGGTGCAGGAATTAAAGTAACCACcttttttccattatttttctaaaaattctattattcatattattatatatcaatttacacaatacatatatttttttattcattaacTTTGTAGCAAACAAATGACACATTCGTAATTGTTTGTCCTACAAGAACTCTAAATTATATAGGTGAAATCAATCATGAAACTGATttgaaagaaataataaaaaatacaaaatcaATCGAAACTGGAATTGATCCTGAGGAAGCATTAACCAAATTAGCTGACAACATAGCCGAATTTGTAATTAAAAGAACCGAAGATGATAAAATTCATGTTACTTATATCAACGCTGTAAGaaaccaaaaaaaatattaacataatcattttttctcATTTTAACATCTATCTAAATATGAGTTCCTCtataaatcatatattttatcatatttatacacaaaatattgacatattttatatatccattttttttcgtagATCTATGATAATGGCAATTCTACCGAGTATGCCCACAATAAAAGACAGAGAGATCatgaatatacaaaaatccTAAAGTTATCAGAACGCATTATATCTAATGAATTCGATTATCCTCCACGTAAAGGTGTTTAAACACTTTAATATTGGAATCCATATattgatataattaatttaccTTTATATGGAATCCCTATTTAAATTACCATCACAACATTTtgattgttttaaaatgaTTGTttagtatataatttatcgttctttttgtattaaaatatattaaatatctTTAATTTCGTGacaaaatcaaataattaatgctataattcaattatattttttgtgtgaTTGCCCTTTATATTACTTCGATCACTTTTTTTACCAATCAAAATTTATGTTTCGTagttttattgttttattattatcataaaactttaaatttgttaataattaattatatatcaatCGAAATACTCAAATTAACATataatttacttttttctttattatttatattttggtCCTTAAGGTTTGTCTTTGAAAGTCTTTACAGAACCCAAATAATCaatacaatat
The nucleotide sequence above comes from Plasmodium vinckei vinckei genome assembly, chromosome: PVVCY_01. Encoded proteins:
- a CDS encoding fam-a protein — protein: MNKRYIKIALALLNIAGYIQNVAFGIGSSANGAKNSNSLRQKTVYQEYKDKECKDMYETFAAIDHAKEALPLLLKLAENTNSYSYYDIVKNLWDYNDKHKSSLKFINGNGARLYSKYLILFEKLNIDGNHVNSQKRYALGAGIKQTNDTFVIVCPTRTLNYIGEINHETDLKEIIKNTKSIETGIDPEEALTKLADNIAEFVIKRTEDDKIHVTYINAIYDNGNSTEYAHNKRQRDHEYTKILKLSERIISNEFDYPPRKGV